In Paenibacillus sp. G2S3, a single window of DNA contains:
- a CDS encoding transposase, with amino-acid sequence MKNTIKYVGLDVSKEKIAVAIADEGRESARYYGAIPHTPDAVARMIRKLKGLGITLEVCYEAGPTGYDLYRWLTKMGISCVVIAPSRMPQRPGDAIKTDRRDAEKLAQLHRAGELTAIYVPTPELEALRDLIRAREDARQDLHRARQRLIHFLLRHQIHKPEGMKNAGPKGTGNGSLC; translated from the coding sequence ATGAAGAATACCATAAAATACGTAGGTTTGGATGTGTCAAAAGAAAAAATTGCGGTGGCAATTGCAGACGAAGGTCGAGAATCAGCACGATATTATGGAGCTATTCCCCATACCCCGGATGCAGTGGCTCGAATGATTCGGAAACTCAAAGGTTTAGGAATTACACTAGAAGTCTGCTATGAAGCCGGGCCTACGGGGTACGACTTATATCGCTGGCTGACAAAGATGGGGATTTCCTGTGTGGTGATCGCACCTTCGCGTATGCCACAGCGCCCCGGCGATGCCATAAAAACCGACCGACGGGATGCAGAAAAACTGGCTCAGCTGCATCGAGCTGGAGAATTGACCGCGATCTATGTGCCGACTCCAGAACTCGAAGCCTTACGAGATCTCATTCGTGCGCGAGAAGATGCTAGGCAAGACCTACATCGGGCTCGGCAACGACTCATTCATTTTCTGTTGCGCCACCAAATTCACAAGCCAGAGGGCATGAAAAACGCTGGACCAAAAGGTACAGGGAATGGCTCTCTATGTTGA
- a CDS encoding transposase, translated as MTLVVEIGNFERFRSPAQLMSYLGLVPREYSSGASTKRGSLTKVGNSGVRRALVESAWSYRHRPAVKGDLAVRLEGQSAHVHETSWKAQERLHSKYLKLVRRGNHRNLTMAAVGRELIGFIWSIAVDAERKMA; from the coding sequence ATGACTTTAGTTGTCGAGATTGGGAATTTTGAACGTTTTCGTTCACCGGCTCAGCTCATGAGTTATCTGGGACTCGTGCCACGGGAGTATTCATCGGGAGCAAGTACCAAAAGAGGTAGTCTTACAAAAGTCGGAAATTCCGGAGTACGGCGCGCACTGGTGGAGTCCGCATGGAGTTACCGTCACCGCCCTGCTGTTAAAGGAGACTTAGCAGTGCGCCTAGAGGGGCAAAGTGCTCATGTCCATGAAACGTCGTGGAAAGCCCAAGAACGGTTACACAGCAAGTATTTAAAATTAGTCAGACGTGGGAACCACCGAAATTTAACCATGGCAGCGGTGGGTCGTGAGTTAATTGGATTCATCTGGTCGATTGCGGTAGACGCAGAACGAAAAATGGCGTAG
- a CDS encoding GntR family transcriptional regulator, which translates to MWIPVQINENSAEPLYHQIETQLRSLIISGVITEGTLLPSIREFAGDLKCSVITVRRVYQDLENEGLLRTRQGTGTFVSHVGASAMEEYKREAISKALESAVDIGRSVHCSKEELEQIFQEIVERKYREQE; encoded by the coding sequence ATGTGGATACCCGTACAAATCAACGAAAATAGTGCTGAACCCCTCTATCATCAGATAGAGACTCAGCTTAGATCATTAATCATTAGTGGAGTCATTACAGAAGGTACGCTGCTACCCTCCATTCGTGAGTTCGCTGGAGACCTGAAATGCAGTGTGATTACGGTACGACGCGTGTATCAGGATCTAGAGAACGAAGGGTTGCTACGAACAAGACAAGGAACAGGTACCTTTGTATCCCATGTAGGTGCCTCTGCGATGGAGGAGTATAAGCGGGAAGCGATCAGCAAAGCGCTTGAGAGTGCAGTAGATATCGGTCGATCGGTACATTGCAGCAAGGAAGAGCTTGAGCAGATTTTTCAGGAAATTGTAGAACGTAAATATAGAGAGCAGGAATGA
- a CDS encoding ABC transporter ATP-binding protein: protein MAIEMRNVRKQRRSKTIGPLNLNLPQGYITALVGQNGSGKSTLLNLLLQLSNPEEGDIYWFENKYDSELPLELRQSIAYVPENSITEENHWNAEQASRFRQHWYPNWDESYFQDLMDRFEVPYRTRLSKLSKGERRKFEIAAALASRPRLLLLDEPSSGLDPFAWKIMMETLREYMEETNATMIISTHIVEEVRRLADYIVLMHRGELLGMAEKDSLFGAWTEVWVQVADEEELAELSAELPGGLNFTMDTPGVASFIIEQFSKNEKRIQDLGVKVIKSRSLELDEILGLWTQGHRPILIDHKRGD from the coding sequence ATGGCGATAGAAATGCGGAATGTACGTAAACAGCGGCGTAGCAAGACAATTGGACCGCTAAACCTGAATCTGCCTCAAGGCTATATTACAGCTTTGGTAGGTCAGAATGGATCTGGCAAAAGCACGCTGCTGAATCTACTGCTACAGCTGTCGAACCCAGAGGAAGGCGATATTTATTGGTTTGAAAATAAGTATGATAGCGAGCTGCCTTTAGAGCTTCGACAGTCTATCGCTTATGTCCCTGAGAATTCGATTACGGAAGAGAATCACTGGAATGCGGAACAAGCATCCCGATTTCGACAGCACTGGTATCCGAACTGGGACGAGTCATATTTTCAGGATCTAATGGATCGCTTTGAGGTTCCATATCGTACGAGGCTTTCTAAGCTGTCTAAGGGTGAGCGTCGGAAATTCGAAATTGCCGCAGCACTTGCGTCACGCCCACGTCTGTTGTTACTGGATGAGCCCTCTTCTGGCCTTGATCCCTTTGCCTGGAAGATTATGATGGAGACGCTTCGTGAGTACATGGAAGAGACCAATGCAACGATGATTATCTCTACACACATTGTGGAAGAGGTGCGGCGGTTGGCAGATTATATCGTGCTTATGCATAGGGGTGAACTGCTGGGTATGGCGGAGAAAGACAGTCTATTCGGTGCTTGGACTGAGGTGTGGGTACAGGTTGCAGATGAAGAGGAGCTTGCTGAGTTATCAGCGGAATTACCGGGAGGTCTAAACTTTACTATGGATACGCCGGGTGTAGCTTCTTTTATCATAGAACAATTTTCTAAGAACGAGAAACGCATTCAGGACTTGGGCGTAAAGGTTATCAAGAGTCGAAGTTTAGAATTAGACGAAATATTGGGTTTATGGACACAGGGACACCGTCCTATCCTGATTGATCACAAGAGAGGGGACTAG
- a CDS encoding ATP-binding cassette domain-containing protein: MEALKLESVMKQYGEKTAVNGINLTVGKGEIYGLLGANGAGKTTTMRMVLGLIYPDGGNILYNGKPYNSELQQIMGYLPEERGLYPKVKVSDQIVYLARLRGMSASDADKSLRYWLDRFEVPDYYNKKIEELSKGNQQKMGFIAAVVHKPQILILDEAFSGLDPVNVELLKDTVKELRDQGTSILFSTHRMEHVEELCRNITILDRSNTVVQGDIRTIKNGYPREQVLLRTANEVTGLESITGVTAVQRQERGYLLSISEIGAAQRILQQALAQGEVEHFEIKEPTLNQIFIRAVGESHE, from the coding sequence ATGGAAGCCTTAAAGCTGGAAAGTGTAATGAAGCAATATGGAGAAAAAACCGCTGTAAACGGAATTAACCTAACGGTAGGCAAGGGGGAAATTTACGGATTACTGGGGGCAAATGGTGCAGGGAAGACAACCACTATGCGCATGGTGCTTGGTCTAATTTACCCTGATGGTGGAAATATTTTGTATAATGGAAAGCCGTATAACAGCGAACTTCAGCAAATCATGGGCTATCTACCCGAAGAAAGAGGATTATATCCAAAGGTAAAGGTAAGCGATCAAATCGTCTACTTGGCACGCCTGCGTGGGATGTCAGCTAGTGATGCAGATAAGAGCCTTCGCTATTGGCTTGATCGGTTTGAGGTTCCGGACTATTACAATAAGAAGATTGAAGAGCTCTCCAAAGGGAATCAGCAGAAAATGGGCTTTATCGCTGCAGTCGTTCATAAGCCACAAATTCTCATCCTAGATGAAGCCTTCAGCGGTTTGGACCCTGTTAACGTAGAACTACTGAAAGATACGGTAAAAGAATTGCGTGATCAAGGAACGAGTATCCTATTCTCTACTCACCGGATGGAGCATGTTGAAGAGCTTTGCCGTAATATTACGATATTGGATCGTTCCAATACTGTCGTACAGGGCGACATTCGTACGATCAAGAATGGGTATCCTCGTGAACAAGTATTGTTGCGTACGGCTAATGAAGTGACCGGCCTAGAGTCTATTACAGGCGTAACTGCAGTACAGCGGCAAGAGCGGGGTTATCTGTTGTCGATCAGTGAGATCGGCGCAGCACAGCGTATCCTACAGCAGGCGTTGGCGCAGGGTGAAGTGGAGCATTTTGAAATTAAGGAACCAACATTAAATCAAATCTTTATCAGAGCGGTGGGTGAATCTCATGAATAA
- a CDS encoding ABC transporter permease yields the protein MNKMGTIIGFTFKNKVRTKSFMITTLILVLLLSIGMNLPYIIDQFKGDSATNAETQIAVIAEEGNQAAELLKAYTSPEGMPQAKVVQYTSADDAELKKALDEGTVEGYVTFAEPTGEGLPPVTYHSKDGELSGDAQIYLQNALQQANTQFIVGDKLTQEQIAAMSTPVQIATQQLNADGTAGDKDASQESTPAINYVIVYAMLMLFFMSIMMTGNMIAAEITSEKSSRIMEILITSASPLAQMFGKVIGVFLVGLLQIGIIIVAVVVNLKLPHNATILKDLDLDLGQLNINLLLYGIVLYVLGYFLYALMYAAVGSIVSRTEDLGQAVMPIMMLGFVAFYVPLFSISNADTLLVKVASYVPFTSPLTMLLRIGVGEVAIWQVIVSLAILLVTTFIFGWLAAKIYRTGVLMYGKRPSIKEIRKAMKAYKI from the coding sequence ATGAATAAGATGGGGACAATTATTGGTTTTACCTTTAAAAATAAAGTAAGAACGAAATCATTCATGATTACTACTTTAATTCTAGTGTTATTGCTCAGTATTGGCATGAATCTTCCATACATCATCGATCAGTTTAAGGGTGATTCTGCAACAAACGCAGAGACTCAAATTGCTGTGATCGCAGAAGAAGGAAATCAGGCTGCAGAGTTGTTGAAGGCATATACTTCACCTGAAGGAATGCCGCAGGCAAAAGTTGTGCAATACACTTCTGCCGATGATGCAGAGCTAAAGAAAGCATTAGATGAAGGGACTGTAGAGGGGTATGTTACTTTTGCAGAACCAACTGGCGAAGGACTTCCACCCGTTACTTACCATAGTAAAGATGGCGAACTGAGCGGAGATGCACAAATCTATCTCCAAAATGCCCTTCAGCAGGCCAATACACAGTTCATCGTTGGCGACAAGCTGACGCAGGAACAGATTGCTGCTATGTCAACACCTGTGCAGATAGCTACTCAGCAGCTCAACGCGGATGGAACTGCGGGAGATAAAGATGCGTCTCAGGAATCGACTCCGGCAATCAATTACGTCATTGTATACGCCATGCTTATGCTGTTCTTCATGTCTATCATGATGACCGGTAATATGATCGCAGCTGAGATTACTTCGGAGAAGAGCTCGCGGATCATGGAGATTCTGATTACAAGTGCGTCGCCTTTAGCGCAAATGTTCGGTAAAGTTATCGGTGTTTTCTTAGTAGGATTATTACAAATCGGCATTATTATCGTAGCGGTAGTCGTCAATCTTAAGCTTCCGCATAATGCAACGATTTTGAAAGATTTAGACCTAGATTTAGGTCAGCTTAATATTAACTTATTACTTTATGGGATTGTACTTTATGTGCTAGGTTATTTCCTCTATGCCTTGATGTATGCAGCTGTAGGTTCGATTGTCAGCCGTACGGAGGATCTGGGCCAAGCGGTTATGCCAATCATGATGTTAGGCTTCGTAGCATTCTATGTTCCACTGTTCAGTATCTCCAATGCGGATACTCTACTGGTTAAGGTAGCAAGTTATGTGCCTTTCACCTCTCCATTGACCATGCTGCTTCGAATTGGTGTTGGTGAAGTTGCGATCTGGCAGGTTATTGTGTCATTGGCCATCCTGCTTGTTACCACGTTTATCTTTGGTTGGTTGGCTGCCAAGATCTATCGCACGGGCGTATTGATGTACGGTAAACGTCCAAGTATTAAAGAGATCAGAAAAGCGATGAAGGCTTACAAGATCTAA
- the kdpA gene encoding potassium-transporting ATPase subunit KdpA, producing the protein MGILQIVAVIVILILLVKPMGTYLYHVFSNEPNRTDRWFGGMEKGIYKLLGLKKRDGMTWKKYALSFVLTNIVLVTFSYIVLRLQRGLPLNPNGIADMEQTLSFNTVISFMTNTNLQHYSGETGLSYFSQMAVITMMMFTSAASGFSVAVAFVRGITGRKSVGNFFEDFVKAHIRVFIPLALLVSLVLVGLHVPQTLKPSLEVTTLEGQTQQIAIGPVASLESIKHLGTNGGGFFGANSSHPFENPNPLTNVLEILSMWMLPASLPYMYGLFAKNKRQGWVIFTAMMTLFVLLLGLNYYAESKGNPAINALGIESSQGSMEGKEVRFGIPQSSLFTSVTTAATTGSVNNMHDTLTPLGGITPLALMMLNNVFGGKGVGLINMLMYAILGVFLCGLMVGRTPEFLGRKIEAKEMKLIAIAILVHPFIILVPTAAAFLTDLGQGAITNTGFHGLSQVLYEYVSSAANNGSGFEGLADNTTFWNVTTGIVMLLGRYVSIIAMLAVAGSLLKKKPVPETIGTFRTDNGLFTGILIGTVVIIGALTFLPVIVLGPIAEYLTLR; encoded by the coding sequence ATGGGCATTTTACAAATTGTTGCTGTAATCGTAATTCTCATCTTGCTGGTTAAGCCGATGGGCACATATTTATATCATGTATTTTCTAATGAACCGAACCGTACGGATCGATGGTTTGGAGGCATGGAAAAAGGAATTTATAAGCTGCTCGGCCTGAAAAAACGGGACGGTATGACCTGGAAGAAGTACGCCCTCAGCTTTGTTTTAACGAATATCGTACTCGTTACTTTCAGTTATATTGTTCTTAGATTACAGCGAGGACTACCGTTAAATCCGAATGGAATTGCGGATATGGAACAGACGCTTTCATTTAATACAGTAATCAGCTTTATGACCAATACGAACCTGCAGCATTACAGCGGGGAGACGGGACTTTCGTATTTTTCACAAATGGCTGTCATCACGATGATGATGTTCACGTCTGCAGCGAGCGGATTTTCTGTTGCGGTGGCCTTTGTCAGAGGGATCACAGGACGGAAATCAGTAGGGAACTTCTTCGAGGATTTCGTTAAAGCACATATTCGTGTGTTCATTCCGCTAGCTTTGCTAGTTTCGTTGGTACTGGTAGGACTACATGTGCCGCAAACGCTCAAGCCATCACTTGAAGTCACTACACTAGAGGGCCAAACACAACAAATTGCTATCGGTCCAGTCGCTTCTTTGGAGTCGATCAAACATCTGGGCACCAATGGTGGCGGCTTCTTCGGAGCCAATTCATCCCATCCTTTTGAGAACCCTAATCCACTTACGAACGTGCTGGAGATTCTCTCTATGTGGATGCTGCCAGCTTCGCTCCCTTATATGTACGGATTGTTTGCCAAGAACAAACGTCAGGGCTGGGTTATTTTTACCGCAATGATGACCTTGTTCGTACTACTTCTGGGATTGAACTATTATGCTGAATCGAAGGGTAATCCGGCGATCAATGCACTAGGAATCGAATCTTCACAAGGTAGCATGGAAGGTAAAGAGGTGCGCTTCGGCATACCGCAGTCTTCCTTGTTTACTTCAGTAACAACCGCAGCTACGACAGGTAGTGTTAACAATATGCATGATACGCTGACACCGCTGGGAGGCATTACGCCTCTTGCACTGATGATGCTCAACAATGTCTTCGGAGGTAAAGGTGTCGGACTGATCAATATGCTGATGTATGCGATTCTGGGGGTCTTCCTATGCGGTCTGATGGTCGGTAGGACACCGGAATTCCTCGGACGGAAGATAGAGGCTAAGGAGATGAAGCTGATTGCCATTGCGATCCTTGTTCATCCATTCATTATCCTTGTGCCAACCGCAGCTGCATTTCTGACCGATTTGGGCCAAGGGGCGATTACGAACACTGGATTCCATGGACTCAGCCAAGTGTTATATGAATATGTCTCATCTGCCGCGAACAATGGTTCAGGATTTGAAGGACTTGCAGACAACACAACCTTCTGGAATGTTACAACCGGGATTGTCATGCTGCTAGGTCGTTATGTCTCTATTATCGCAATGCTGGCGGTGGCAGGTTCTCTGCTTAAGAAGAAGCCGGTTCCTGAGACGATTGGCACATTCCGCACAGACAATGGTCTGTTTACCGGTATTCTGATTGGTACCGTAGTAATTATCGGTGCGCTGACGTTCCTGCCGGTCATTGTACTCGGCCCCATTGCAGAATATCTAACCTTACGGTAG
- the kdpB gene encoding potassium-transporting ATPase subunit KdpB: MSTVKRKKLLTGPILLSAVKDSFIKLNPVTLIKNPVMFVVEVGTIIVLLMVLAPGYFNAEQSIGFNITVLFILLFTVLFANFAEALAEGRGKAQADSLKKTKQDITANKLVGGAVKTVSSSELRKGDIVIVSQGELIPGDGEVIEGLASVDESAITGESAPVIKEAGGDFGSVTGGTRVVSDEIKVRITSDPGESFLDRMISLVEGAKRQKTPNEIALNTLLISLTLIFLIVVVTLRPIATYLGVDLDIPVMIALLVCLIPTTIGGLLSAIGIAGMDRVTQFNVLAMSGKAVEAAGDINTMILDKTGTITFGNRMASEFVPVGNESEAELTAWAAISSLKDETPEGRSVIELAKKLERSYDSKLAEGGEFVEFKAETRMSGIDLQDGRCVRKGAVDSVKKWVQSKGGVIPANLDSNSDAIARMGGTPLAVAVDNRIYGLIYLKDTVKPGMKERFDELRKMGIKTIMCTGDNPLTAATIAREAGVDDFIAESTPEDKIAVIRREQNEGKLVAMTGDGTNDAPALAQADVGLAMNSGTTAAKEAANMVDLDSDPSKIIEVVAIGKQLLMTRGALTTFSIANDIAKYFAIIPAMFMLAIPEMEALNVMGLGSPSSAIISALIFNAIIIPLLIPLAMKGVSYKAMSSTKLLGRNIFIYGLGGVVVPFAGIKLIDMIVSVWI, translated from the coding sequence ATGAGTACTGTAAAAAGAAAAAAGCTGCTGACGGGACCCATACTCCTTAGCGCTGTAAAGGATAGTTTTATAAAGCTTAACCCAGTAACGCTAATCAAAAATCCAGTCATGTTCGTGGTAGAGGTCGGCACGATCATTGTCCTCCTCATGGTGCTGGCTCCTGGATATTTTAATGCAGAGCAATCGATAGGCTTCAATATCACAGTGTTGTTCATTCTGCTGTTTACAGTGCTGTTTGCGAACTTCGCTGAAGCACTGGCGGAAGGCCGGGGTAAAGCCCAAGCCGATTCGCTCAAAAAAACAAAACAAGATATCACAGCTAACAAACTAGTTGGAGGAGCGGTGAAGACAGTCTCTTCCTCAGAGCTGCGTAAAGGAGATATCGTCATCGTCAGTCAGGGAGAACTCATCCCTGGTGACGGTGAAGTGATTGAAGGGCTGGCTTCCGTAGATGAATCAGCGATTACAGGTGAATCTGCACCTGTAATCAAGGAAGCTGGTGGGGACTTTGGTTCCGTTACAGGCGGCACGCGGGTCGTCAGTGATGAGATCAAAGTCAGAATTACTAGTGATCCTGGTGAGTCGTTTCTAGATCGGATGATTTCCCTCGTTGAAGGGGCGAAACGTCAGAAGACACCTAATGAAATCGCGCTAAATACGCTTTTGATCAGTCTGACGCTGATTTTCTTGATTGTAGTAGTGACCTTGCGGCCGATTGCGACTTATCTTGGTGTTGATCTAGACATTCCGGTGATGATCGCTTTGTTGGTCTGTCTAATCCCGACAACAATCGGGGGACTGCTCTCCGCAATCGGAATAGCGGGTATGGACCGAGTGACCCAGTTTAATGTACTCGCGATGTCGGGTAAGGCCGTTGAGGCTGCTGGTGATATTAATACGATGATCCTAGATAAGACCGGTACGATTACCTTTGGGAACCGGATGGCGAGTGAATTTGTACCTGTCGGAAATGAATCGGAAGCGGAGCTTACGGCATGGGCGGCCATTAGTTCCTTAAAGGATGAGACGCCTGAGGGACGATCTGTAATTGAGCTGGCCAAGAAGCTGGAACGCAGCTATGACAGCAAGCTTGCTGAAGGTGGGGAATTCGTAGAGTTTAAAGCGGAAACTCGGATGAGTGGTATTGATCTCCAAGATGGACGCTGCGTACGTAAAGGTGCGGTAGACTCCGTGAAGAAATGGGTACAGTCGAAAGGTGGGGTCATTCCCGCGAACCTGGACAGTAATTCTGATGCTATCGCTCGGATGGGGGGAACCCCATTAGCGGTTGCGGTAGACAACCGGATCTATGGACTTATTTACTTGAAAGATACAGTTAAGCCAGGTATGAAAGAGCGGTTTGATGAGCTGCGGAAAATGGGGATCAAGACCATCATGTGTACGGGTGACAATCCGCTGACCGCAGCTACAATTGCCCGCGAAGCGGGTGTAGATGATTTCATCGCTGAAAGTACACCTGAGGATAAAATAGCAGTCATTCGCCGCGAACAGAACGAGGGCAAGCTGGTTGCGATGACAGGGGATGGTACGAATGATGCTCCTGCCCTTGCACAAGCTGATGTGGGCTTAGCCATGAACAGCGGTACTACAGCTGCTAAGGAAGCAGCAAATATGGTCGATTTGGACTCTGACCCTTCGAAGATTATTGAGGTCGTTGCGATTGGTAAACAGCTGCTGATGACGCGGGGTGCGTTGACAACATTCAGTATTGCTAATGACATCGCGAAGTATTTCGCCATTATTCCAGCGATGTTCATGCTCGCCATTCCGGAAATGGAAGCCCTAAATGTCATGGGGCTAGGCTCGCCAAGCTCGGCTATAATATCCGCCTTAATATTTAATGCGATTATTATTCCGCTGCTCATCCCACTGGCTATGAAGGGTGTCTCGTATAAAGCTATGAGCTCTACGAAGCTGCTCGGACGTAATATTTTTATCTATGGGCTAGGCGGAGTGGTTGTTCCTTTTGCGGGCATTAAGCTCATTGATATGATCGTAAGTGTATGGATTTAA
- the kdpC gene encoding potassium-transporting ATPase subunit KdpC: MEDTEEQLSSSKGAYFFIIVRLSLVFIVLCGVIYPLTTTALAQVLMPSQANGSLLKDDAGVVVGSELIGQNFTNPALFHGRVSSIEYKAEASGSNNYAPSNPDMLQRTKDFITQWQLDNPDVPMNKLPVDLVTNSGSGLDPHITPASAIVQIPRISNLTGIPASQLEELVNKHTEGRDLGLFGEERVNVLKLNMDLQKLSNK; encoded by the coding sequence ATGGAGGACACTGAAGAGCAGTTATCATCTTCGAAAGGTGCTTATTTCTTTATTATTGTACGACTAAGTCTAGTATTTATTGTTCTTTGCGGAGTGATCTATCCTCTGACGACTACAGCGCTTGCCCAGGTTCTGATGCCGTCGCAAGCGAACGGTAGCTTGCTTAAGGATGATGCTGGAGTAGTTGTAGGCTCGGAACTCATCGGGCAGAACTTTACGAACCCAGCTTTATTTCATGGTCGTGTATCTAGTATTGAGTATAAAGCAGAAGCTTCAGGCTCCAATAACTACGCGCCATCCAATCCGGATATGCTGCAGCGGACAAAGGATTTCATTACGCAGTGGCAGCTCGATAACCCAGATGTGCCTATGAACAAATTGCCAGTCGATCTGGTAACCAACTCGGGTTCGGGGCTTGATCCGCATATTACACCTGCTTCGGCTATTGTGCAGATTCCTCGGATTAGCAATTTAACCGGTATTCCTGCCTCACAGCTGGAAGAGCTCGTGAATAAGCATACCGAGGGTCGTGATTTGGGGCTGTTCGGTGAAGAACGGGTAAATGTGTTGAAGCTGAACATGGATCTTCAGAAACTATCGAACAAATAA